The following are from one region of the Jatrophihabitans telluris genome:
- a CDS encoding ABC transporter ATP-binding protein, giving the protein MPREPDSSRPNRPQWLRRLLGYCLRHRRDLIGAFGASLVGALISVAVPLVVKHVIDSVSGPTTGQTHHRSAIGWWIAILVVAALAQYGLTFYRRFSAGRLSLSVQYDLRADIFRSLQRLDGAAQDSLHTGQIVSRSITDVGLVQGLLAFLPMLTGNVLLFGISLIAMLFLSPMLTLVAVAIAPALWFVALASRRDLFPANWDAQQQAGDLVGQVEGTVTGVRVVKGFGQEQREVQTLQARALRLFGSRMRVVRLQARYSAALSAIPALGQVGVLLLGGWLALHGHITLGTFLAFSTYLGQLVGPVRQVTALLTIGQQARAGVERVLEVIDASPDIVDPELPTPLPQGPLSIEFTSVRFGYTTSEPVLTGLDLAIGAGETVAIVGGAGSGKSTLAMLVPRFYDVHSGRIRVGGADVRDLELSQLRSSLGMVFEDSFLFSDTIAANIAYGRPEATPEQVRAAAAAAEAEGFIAALPDGFQTLVGERGLTLSGGQRQRIALARALLTEPRILLLDDATSAVDPRVEAEILATLRRLITGRTTLLIAHRRSTLALADRIVVLDGGSVSDIGTFDELMGRSALFRLLLAGPGDDAEGRDAGRVRDDAEPLEPDDSGVTPLLWRAPEPGVVATPSTNQAAAAAVAAGAPGHGGGMFGAVPASADLIAKVAALPPATDRPDLDESAVQAPDPAFDLRRLLTPVRLAFILGIALIGLDAILQLALPALIRTGIDDGVSRHSAGLLLTVSAIALGVLLLDWSVSASGQRLTGRTGERLLYSLRVKTFAHLQRLGLDYYERELGGRIVTRMTTDVDALSNFLQTGLATALVSLLTLLGVLVALILLDAQLSLVLLVMLPVLIGATLLFRRKSVPAYVEARERVSTVNAQFQENVAGVRVAQVFSREDYNTEQFLGAARRYQQSRMRAQTYIAAYFPFVQLLADLSGALVLAFGAQRLDHHTLTAGSLIAFFLYLDAFFGPVQQLSQVFDGYQQASVGLSRLQELLRTQTSTPLRADAEPVDELTGEVRFDRVEFAYAGADRPAVTGLDLQIPAGQSIALVGQTGAGKSTVVKLIARFYDPTSGSVIADGRDLRSLRLSDFRRRLGYVPQESYLFDGTVADAIAYGRPQATPAEIESAARAVGAHEMIASLRDGYLQQVGERGRNLSAGQRQLVALARAELVDPDILLLDEATAALDLASEAAVVAATERLTRHRTTVTVAHRLSTAARADRILMLSDGRIVEDGSHAQLLAADGAYAALWRSYMQGTDGSASDVIDEVAEVTGSVT; this is encoded by the coding sequence GTGCCACGTGAACCCGACTCGTCCCGTCCGAATCGGCCGCAGTGGCTGCGCCGGCTGCTGGGCTACTGCCTGCGCCACCGCCGAGATCTGATCGGGGCCTTCGGAGCCTCGCTGGTGGGCGCGCTCATCTCCGTCGCGGTGCCGCTCGTCGTCAAGCACGTGATCGATTCGGTCAGCGGCCCCACTACCGGTCAAACCCACCACCGTTCGGCCATCGGCTGGTGGATCGCGATCCTGGTCGTCGCCGCCCTCGCCCAGTACGGATTGACCTTCTACCGCCGTTTCTCGGCCGGACGGTTGTCCCTGTCGGTGCAGTACGACCTGCGGGCCGACATCTTCCGCTCCCTGCAGCGGCTGGACGGTGCGGCTCAGGACAGCCTGCACACCGGTCAGATCGTCAGTCGATCGATCACCGACGTCGGCCTCGTCCAAGGGTTGTTGGCCTTCTTGCCGATGTTGACCGGCAACGTCCTGCTGTTCGGGATCAGCCTGATCGCGATGCTGTTCCTGTCGCCGATGCTGACCCTGGTCGCCGTGGCCATCGCGCCGGCTCTGTGGTTCGTGGCGCTGGCCTCTCGGCGCGACCTGTTTCCGGCCAACTGGGACGCCCAGCAGCAGGCCGGCGATCTGGTCGGCCAGGTCGAGGGCACCGTCACCGGTGTGCGCGTGGTCAAGGGTTTCGGCCAGGAACAACGTGAGGTCCAGACCCTGCAGGCGCGGGCGCTGCGACTGTTCGGCTCGCGCATGCGCGTCGTCCGACTGCAGGCACGCTATTCCGCCGCGTTGTCAGCGATTCCCGCCCTCGGCCAGGTAGGGGTGTTGTTGCTCGGCGGCTGGTTGGCCCTGCACGGCCACATCACCCTCGGAACCTTCCTGGCGTTCTCCACCTACCTCGGCCAGCTCGTCGGACCGGTTCGTCAGGTCACCGCGCTGCTGACCATCGGCCAGCAAGCCCGCGCCGGTGTGGAGCGCGTGCTGGAGGTGATCGACGCCTCCCCCGACATCGTCGACCCCGAACTGCCCACCCCGCTCCCGCAGGGCCCACTGTCGATCGAGTTCACCAGCGTCCGGTTCGGCTACACCACCTCCGAGCCGGTGCTCACCGGACTCGACCTGGCGATCGGCGCCGGTGAGACGGTGGCGATCGTCGGGGGCGCCGGATCGGGCAAGTCCACGCTGGCCATGCTCGTACCGCGGTTCTACGACGTGCACTCCGGGCGGATCCGGGTGGGTGGCGCCGACGTGCGCGACCTCGAACTCAGCCAGTTGCGCTCCAGCCTCGGCATGGTGTTCGAGGACAGTTTCCTGTTCTCCGACACGATTGCCGCCAATATCGCCTACGGCCGGCCCGAGGCCACCCCGGAACAGGTGCGCGCCGCCGCTGCCGCGGCCGAGGCCGAGGGGTTCATCGCGGCTCTGCCGGACGGATTCCAGACGCTGGTCGGCGAGCGCGGCCTCACCCTTTCCGGGGGCCAGCGCCAGCGGATCGCGCTCGCCCGGGCGCTGCTGACCGAACCTCGCATCCTGCTGCTCGACGATGCCACCAGCGCGGTCGACCCACGGGTCGAGGCGGAGATCCTAGCCACCCTGCGCCGCCTGATCACCGGACGGACGACTCTGCTGATCGCGCACCGGCGCTCGACCCTCGCTCTGGCCGATCGCATCGTGGTACTCGACGGCGGCTCGGTGAGCGACATCGGAACCTTCGATGAGCTGATGGGCCGCTCCGCACTGTTCCGCCTGTTGCTGGCCGGACCTGGCGACGATGCCGAAGGACGCGATGCCGGGCGCGTCCGTGACGATGCCGAACCGCTGGAACCTGACGACAGCGGCGTGACCCCGCTCCTGTGGCGTGCCCCCGAACCTGGCGTGGTCGCGACGCCCAGCACGAACCAGGCGGCGGCCGCAGCCGTGGCGGCCGGTGCGCCCGGCCACGGCGGCGGCATGTTCGGCGCCGTCCCCGCGTCGGCGGACCTCATCGCCAAGGTCGCCGCCCTGCCGCCGGCAACCGACCGACCAGACCTGGACGAGTCAGCCGTGCAGGCTCCGGACCCTGCTTTTGATCTGCGCAGGCTGCTGACCCCGGTCCGGCTGGCCTTCATCCTCGGGATCGCCCTGATCGGTCTGGACGCGATCCTGCAGCTCGCCCTTCCCGCCTTGATCCGTACCGGCATCGACGACGGCGTCAGCCGGCATTCGGCCGGCCTGCTGCTGACGGTTTCCGCGATCGCCCTGGGTGTCCTGCTGCTGGACTGGTCGGTGAGCGCATCCGGTCAGCGCCTGACCGGACGTACCGGTGAGCGTCTGCTCTACAGCCTGCGCGTCAAGACGTTCGCCCACCTACAGCGCCTGGGCCTGGACTACTACGAGCGCGAGCTGGGCGGTCGAATCGTGACCCGCATGACGACAGACGTCGATGCGCTGTCCAACTTCTTGCAGACCGGACTGGCCACCGCACTGGTAAGTCTGCTCACCCTGCTCGGCGTGCTCGTGGCGCTCATCCTGCTCGACGCCCAGCTGTCATTGGTCCTTCTGGTGATGCTCCCCGTCCTGATCGGGGCGACGCTGCTGTTCCGGCGCAAGTCAGTCCCGGCCTATGTCGAAGCGCGCGAACGGGTGAGCACGGTCAACGCCCAGTTCCAGGAGAACGTCGCCGGCGTCCGGGTTGCCCAGGTGTTCAGTCGGGAGGACTACAACACCGAGCAGTTCCTCGGCGCTGCGCGGCGGTACCAGCAATCGCGGATGCGGGCCCAGACCTACATCGCCGCCTACTTCCCGTTCGTGCAGCTGCTGGCCGATCTGTCCGGCGCGCTCGTGCTCGCCTTCGGTGCCCAGCGGCTGGACCACCACACCTTGACGGCGGGCTCACTCATCGCCTTCTTCCTCTATTTGGACGCGTTCTTCGGTCCGGTTCAGCAGCTGTCGCAGGTTTTCGACGGTTATCAGCAAGCCAGCGTGGGCCTGTCCCGGCTGCAGGAACTGCTGCGGACGCAGACCTCGACTCCGTTGCGCGCCGATGCCGAGCCGGTCGACGAGCTGACCGGTGAGGTCCGATTCGACCGGGTCGAGTTCGCCTACGCGGGCGCCGATCGACCGGCGGTGACGGGGCTCGATCTTCAGATCCCCGCGGGCCAGTCGATCGCGCTGGTCGGCCAGACCGGGGCCGGTAAGTCCACCGTCGTCAAGCTCATCGCCCGCTTCTACGATCCGACGTCGGGCTCGGTGATCGCTGACGGACGCGATCTGCGCTCCCTGCGGTTGAGCGACTTCCGCCGACGTCTGGGCTACGTCCCGCAGGAGAGCTACCTGTTCGACGGAACGGTCGCCGATGCCATCGCCTACGGCCGACCTCAGGCGACACCGGCTGAGATCGAGTCGGCCGCGCGGGCGGTCGGCGCGCACGAGATGATCGCCTCGCTACGGGACGGCTACCTGCAGCAGGTCGGCGAGCGCGGGCGGAACCTGTCCGCCGGCCAGCGCCAGCTGGTGGCCCTGGCCCGCGCCGAACTGGTGGATCCCGACATCCTGCTGCTCGACGAGGCGACGGCGGCGCTGGACCTGGCCAGCGAGGCGGCGGTGGTGGCGGCGACCGAGCGGCTCACCCGGCATCGCACGACGGTGACAGTGGCCCACCGGCTGAGCACCGCAGCGCGCGCGGACCGGATCCTGATGTTGTCCGACGGGCGGATCGTCGAGGACGGAAGCCATGCCCAACTGCTCGCCGCCGACGGTGCGTACGCAGCGCTGTGGCGGTCCTACATGCAGGGCACGGACGGGTCGGCCTCAGACGTCATCGACGAGGTGGCCGAAGTAACCGGGTCCGTGACCTGA
- a CDS encoding cation:proton antiporter: MTFATLAVVVVAGIAGPLLALPRRWHLPVMLGELAAGLALGSTGTGYLDAADPTFSFLGQIGFALVMFVAGSHVPVRSRELRSALRPSVLRVAVTAALAVLVALALNVLFHTGHVGIYAVLMASSSAALILPTVQSLGLSGDAVLASLPQVALADAACIVALPLVIDPRHAVRAGLGSVAVLTVAGLVFLLLRQAEHSGWRRRLHRVSEDRRFALELRFSLAVLFGLAALAAALKVSVLLAGFSLGLAVAAVGSPRRLTRQLFAITEGLFGPVFFVWLGASLDVRGLGHNSHFVVVGILLGLGAALAHLSGRLFGQPAALALLTSAQLGVPVAAVTIGTQLRVLADGEASAMLLGALITIAVSVGGAAVYSRRGPDSVGTSQDSAGLTSPGGRPP; this comes from the coding sequence GTGACTTTTGCCACCCTGGCGGTCGTCGTCGTCGCGGGCATCGCCGGACCGTTGCTGGCGCTACCCCGGCGCTGGCATCTGCCGGTCATGCTCGGTGAACTCGCGGCGGGGCTAGCCCTCGGGTCGACGGGAACCGGCTATCTCGACGCCGCCGACCCGACTTTCTCCTTCCTGGGCCAGATCGGCTTCGCGCTGGTCATGTTCGTGGCTGGCTCCCACGTGCCGGTGCGCTCTCGCGAACTGCGCTCGGCGCTGCGTCCGTCCGTGCTCCGGGTCGCTGTGACGGCGGCGCTGGCGGTCCTGGTCGCCCTGGCCCTCAACGTCCTGTTCCATACCGGCCATGTCGGGATCTATGCCGTGCTGATGGCGTCCTCGTCGGCGGCTCTGATCCTGCCGACCGTCCAGTCGCTCGGCTTGTCAGGCGATGCTGTGCTGGCCAGCCTGCCGCAGGTCGCACTCGCCGATGCCGCGTGCATCGTGGCGCTGCCGCTGGTCATCGACCCTCGCCACGCCGTGCGAGCCGGTCTGGGCAGCGTGGCCGTCCTCACCGTTGCCGGCCTCGTCTTCCTGCTCCTTCGGCAGGCCGAGCACAGTGGCTGGCGGCGTCGACTGCACCGCGTCTCCGAAGACCGGCGGTTCGCCCTGGAGCTGCGTTTCAGCCTCGCCGTGTTGTTCGGGCTGGCCGCACTCGCCGCCGCCCTGAAGGTCTCGGTGCTGCTTGCCGGCTTCAGCCTGGGGCTGGCAGTCGCGGCCGTCGGGTCCCCGCGCCGGTTGACGCGCCAGTTGTTCGCAATCACCGAGGGCTTGTTCGGACCGGTCTTCTTCGTGTGGCTCGGGGCCTCCCTCGACGTGCGTGGGCTCGGCCACAACTCGCACTTCGTGGTCGTGGGGATCCTGCTCGGCCTGGGTGCGGCGCTGGCCCATCTGAGCGGGCGGCTCTTCGGCCAGCCGGCGGCGCTGGCGTTGCTCACCTCGGCTCAGCTGGGCGTGCCGGTCGCCGCGGTGACGATCGGAACCCAACTGCGGGTGCTGGCCGACGGAGAGGCCTCGGCCATGCTGCTCGGCGCCCTCATCACGATCGCGGTGTCGGTGGGCGGCGCGGCGGTTTATTCGCGGCGCGGGCCGGATTCGGTCGGGACTTCGCAGGATTCGGCGGGGCTCACGAGCCCAGGCGGACGCCCTCCTTGA
- the ligD gene encoding non-homologous end-joining DNA ligase — MSAQDDQQVVTVEGRQLVVRRLDKVLYPEAGTTKAQVLDYYARIAATMLPHLKDRPVTRLRWPDGTASKPFFEKNVPSHVPDWIRTVVLPTPGSSRDRETLTFPLIDDTAAIIWAANLAALELHVPQWTVGPRGGVHNPDRLVVDLDPGAPAGLAECAEVARLVRTELGDIGRFAIAVTSGSKGMQLYVPLSGEQNAGVVHTFARELADQLAADHRDLVVSKMAKTLRPGKVLLDWSQNNPAKTTICPYSMRGRAQPWVAAPRTWEELDDPGLAQLSITEVLDRVDRDGDLAAGLLKEGVRLGS; from the coding sequence GTGAGCGCGCAGGACGACCAGCAGGTGGTCACGGTCGAAGGCCGGCAACTAGTCGTGCGCCGTCTGGACAAGGTGCTCTACCCCGAGGCCGGTACGACCAAGGCTCAGGTGCTGGACTACTACGCCCGGATCGCTGCCACCATGCTGCCGCACTTGAAAGACCGGCCGGTCACGCGACTCAGATGGCCGGACGGCACGGCCTCGAAGCCGTTCTTCGAGAAGAACGTCCCGAGCCACGTCCCGGATTGGATTCGGACGGTCGTGCTGCCGACTCCGGGGTCGAGCCGGGACCGGGAGACTCTCACGTTCCCGCTCATCGACGACACCGCGGCCATCATCTGGGCGGCCAACCTGGCCGCGCTCGAGCTGCATGTGCCGCAGTGGACGGTCGGGCCGCGCGGGGGCGTCCACAATCCCGATCGGCTGGTCGTCGATCTCGATCCCGGGGCGCCCGCGGGGCTGGCCGAATGCGCCGAGGTCGCGCGCCTGGTACGGACCGAGCTGGGCGACATCGGCCGGTTCGCGATCGCAGTCACCAGCGGAAGCAAGGGTATGCAGCTGTACGTGCCGCTCAGTGGTGAGCAGAACGCCGGTGTCGTGCACACCTTCGCGCGAGAGCTCGCCGACCAGCTGGCCGCCGATCACCGTGATCTGGTCGTGTCGAAGATGGCCAAGACGTTGCGCCCGGGGAAGGTGCTGCTCGACTGGAGCCAGAACAACCCCGCCAAGACGACGATCTGCCCGTACTCCATGCGCGGCCGCGCGCAGCCCTGGGTGGCCGCACCCCGCACCTGGGAGGAGTTGGACGACCCGGGGTTGGCGCAGTTGTCGATCACGGAGGTTCTTGACCGGGTCGACCGAGACGGCGACCTGGCCGCAGGCCTGCTCAAGGAGGGCGTCCGCCTGGGCTCGTGA
- a CDS encoding Ku protein: MRAIWKGAVSFGLVNVPVRLFAATEEHDIRFHQVHRDDGGRIRYKRTCSICAEEVSYDEIAKGYETSDGQLVILTDDDLDKLPVSTGREIDVVEFVPREQVDPILFDKSYYLEPDARAVKPYALLREALVDTDRIAVVKVALRQKETLAVLRVRDKAILLQTMLWPDEIRNPDFATLDGEVDLRPQELSMASSLVESMAADFDPDQFTDDYREAMVALIDAKLERGDAAQLPEEESAGTASSGGEVIDLLTALQRSVDRARAGTATGSTTDSVGRADGAVEAAPATEDRSTEAASAKGVSKARKAPAKKTVKSAPKTASASKAQTPDTRAPAKKVAKKAAAKSA, from the coding sequence ATGCGTGCGATCTGGAAGGGCGCGGTGTCCTTCGGCCTGGTCAACGTGCCGGTGCGGTTATTCGCAGCCACCGAGGAACACGACATCCGCTTCCATCAGGTTCATCGGGACGACGGCGGCCGCATTCGCTACAAGCGAACCTGCAGCATCTGTGCCGAGGAGGTCAGCTACGACGAGATCGCGAAGGGCTACGAGACTTCCGACGGCCAGCTGGTCATATTGACCGACGACGACCTGGACAAGCTGCCGGTGTCGACGGGCCGCGAGATCGACGTCGTGGAATTCGTGCCACGCGAGCAGGTCGATCCGATCCTGTTCGACAAGAGTTACTACCTCGAACCGGACGCGCGAGCGGTGAAACCGTACGCGCTGCTGCGCGAAGCACTGGTGGATACCGACCGGATCGCGGTCGTGAAGGTTGCGCTGCGGCAGAAGGAGACCCTCGCGGTGCTGCGGGTCCGGGACAAGGCAATCCTGTTGCAGACAATGTTGTGGCCCGATGAGATCCGCAACCCCGATTTCGCGACGCTTGACGGCGAGGTCGACCTGCGACCTCAAGAACTGTCCATGGCGTCCTCGCTCGTGGAGAGCATGGCCGCCGACTTCGATCCCGACCAGTTCACCGACGACTACCGCGAGGCGATGGTCGCGCTGATCGACGCCAAGCTCGAACGCGGCGACGCGGCCCAATTGCCCGAGGAAGAGTCGGCCGGTACCGCCAGCTCCGGCGGAGAGGTGATCGACCTGCTCACCGCCCTGCAGCGCAGTGTGGATCGGGCCCGCGCGGGCACCGCTACCGGTTCGACGACGGACTCGGTCGGCCGTGCAGACGGAGCGGTGGAGGCTGCGCCGGCTACTGAGGACCGCAGCACGGAAGCGGCGAGCGCAAAGGGTGTGTCGAAGGCGAGAAAGGCTCCGGCGAAGAAGACGGTCAAGTCGGCGCCGAAGACCGCGTCCGCATCGAAGGCGCAAACGCCGGACACACGCGCACCCGCCAAGAAGGTGGCGAAGAAAGCGGCGGCGAAGAGTGCCTAG